One stretch of Carassius gibelio isolate Cgi1373 ecotype wild population from Czech Republic chromosome B1, carGib1.2-hapl.c, whole genome shotgun sequence DNA includes these proteins:
- the pcdh10a gene encoding protocadherin-10a isoform X3, whose protein sequence is MILIFLFFSILDGGLSQLHFSVPEEQERGTVVGNIAEDLGLDITKLSARRFQTVPSSRTPYLEVNLENGALVVNERIDREEICRQTVPCLLHLEVFLENPLELFRVEIEVMDINDNPPSFPETDITVEITESATPGTRFPVENAFDPDVGTNALSTYAITTNNYFYLDVQTQGDGNRFAELVLDKPLDREQQAVHRYVLTAVDGGQPQKTGTALLVVKVLDSNDNAPTFDQSVYSVSLRENSPVGTLVIQLNATDMDEDQNGEIVYSLSSHNPPRIRDLFNIDSRTGRIEVTGEVDYEESSTHQIYVQAKDMGPNAVPAHCKVLVKLIDVNDNTPEISFSTVTESVSEQAAPGTVIALLSVTDRDSGENGQMTCELHGEVPFKLKSSFKNYYTIVTDGPLDREKAESYTLTVVAKDKGVPSLSTSKSIKVHVSDENDNAPRFMQSVYDVYVTENNVPGAYIYAVSAVDPDVGQNAYVTYSILECEIQGMSILTYVSINSENGYLYALRSFDYEQIKEFSFMVHAKDSGAPELTANATVNVIIVDQNDNAPSIIAPLGKNGTAREHLPRSAEPGYLVTRIVATDADDGENARLSYSILRGNELGMFRMDWRTGELRTARRVSSKRDPPHPYDLLIEVRDHGQPPLSSSASINVVLVDSIVEGRSGDRGSVKSKEGSLDLTLILIIALGSVSFIFLLAMIVLAVRCQKDKKLNIYTCMAGDSCCQCCSRQARGRKKKLSKSDIMLVQSTNVASTAQVPVEESGSFGSHHQNQNYCYQVCLTPESAKTDLMFLKPCSPSRSTDTEHNPCGAIVTGYADQQPDIISNGSILSSETKHQRTELSYLVDRPRRVNSSAFQEADIVSSKDSGHGDSEQGDSDHDATNRGHTAGADLFSNCTEECKALGHSDRCWMPSFMPGDNRQGADYRSNLHVPGMDAVPDTEHAKGFPSTFRVDIPEKA, encoded by the exons ATGATTTTgatatttctctttttctctatCTTGGATGGAGGGTTATCGCAGCTGCACTTCTCGGTACCGGAGGAGCAGGAGCGCGGGACGGTTGTGGGAAATATCGCCGAAGATCTGGGGCTGGACATCACCAAACTTTCCGCGCGCCGTTTCCAGACCGTGCCTAGCTCGCGCACGCCGTACCTGGAGGTCAACTTGGAGAACGGAGCGCTGGTGGTGAACGAGCGCATCGACAGAGAGGAGATATGTCGTCAGACCGTCCCGTGCCTCCTGCACCTCGAAGTGTTTTTGGAGAACCCGCTCGAGCTCTTCCGTGTCGAGATCGAGGTCATGGATATTAACGACAATCCGCCGAGTTTCCCAGAGACGGACATCACCGTGGAGATCACCGAGAGCGCCACACCGGGCACCCGCTTCCCGGTGGAGAACGCCTTCGACCCTGACGTGGGGACTAATGCCTTGAGCACATACGCCATCACCACTAACAACTACTTTTATTTGGACGTACAAACGCAAGGCGACGGCAACCGTTTCGCGGAGCTCGTGCTGGATAAACCCCTGGACCGAGAGCAGCAGGCGGTGCACAGGTACGTGCTCACCGCCGTGGACGGAGGGCAGCCGCAGAAAACCGGCACCGCACTGCTAGTGGTTAAAGTGCTGGACTCTAACGACAACGCGCCCACGTTCGATCAATCCGTTTACTCTGTGAGCTTGCGCGAGAACTCCCCAGTTGGCACACTCGTTATTCAGCTCAACGCCACTGATATGGACGAAGACCAGAACGGAGAGATAGTTTACTCTTTAAGTAGTCACAATCCGCCGCGCATTCGGGATCTGTTTAACATCGACTCGCGCACCGGGAGGATTGAAGTGACCGGTGAGGTGGATTACGAGGAGAGCAGCACGCATCAGATCTACGTGCAGGCTAAAGACATGGGACCGAACGCCGTGCCCGCGCACTGCAAAGTTCTGGTCAAACTCATCGACGTGAACGACAACACACCGGAGATTAGTTTCAGCACGGTGACGGAGTCGGTAAGTGAGCAGGCTGCCCCGGGCACGGTGATCGCTCTGCTGAGCGTCACGGACCGTGACTCCGGCGAGAACGGACAGATGACCTGCGAGCTGCACGGAGAGGTTCCGTTCAAACTCAAGTCCTCTTTCAAAAACTATTACACGATCGTCACGGACGGTCCGCTGGACCGCGAGAAAGCGGAGTCTTACACGCTCACAGTGGTCGCCAAAGACAAGGGGGTGCCGTCTCTCTCCACAAGCAAGTCTATCAAAGTGCATGTCTCGGACGAAAACGACAACGCGCCGAGATTCATGCAGTCGGTTTACGACGTGTACGTGACAGAGAATAACGTCCCGGGCGCTTACATTTACGCAGTGAGCGCCGTGGATCCTGATGTTGGACAGAACGCCTATGTCACTTACTCCATATTGGAGTGCGAAATACAGGGTATGTCCATCTTAACCTACGTGTCAATCAACTCTGAGAACGGCTACTTGTACGCGCTGCGCTCTTTTGATTACGAGCAAATAAAAGAGTTCAGTTTTATGGTGCACGCCAAAGACTCCGGCGCGCCCGAGTTAACGGCCAACGCCACCGTTAATGTTATTATAGTGGACCAGAACGACAACGCCCCCTCTATAATCGCGCCTCTGGGCAAAAACGGTACCGCGAGGGAACATCTGCCCCGCTCAGCCGAGCCGGGATACCTGGTGACCCGTATTGTGGCCACGGATGCGGATGACGGTGAGAACGCGCGCCTTTCGTACAGCATCCTCCGAGGAAACGAGCTTGGGATGTTCCGGATGGACTGGAGAACCGGCGAGCTACGTACCGCGCGCCGTGTATCCAGCAAACGGGACCCGCCGCACCCGTACGACCTGTTGATCGAGGTGCGCGACCACGGGCAGCCCCCTCTCTCGTCCTCTGCGAGCATTAACGTAGTACTGGTGGACAGCATAGTGGAGGGCCGGAGCGGTGACCGGGGGTCGGTCAAGTCCAAAGAGGGCTCGCTGGACCTCACGCTCATCCTCATCATCGCGCTCGGCTCCGTGTCCTTCATCTTCCTCCTCGCAATGATCGTGCTGGCTGTGCGCTGTCAGAAGGACAAGAAACTGAACATCTACACGTGCATGGCTGGAGACTCGTGCTGTCAGTGCTGCAGTCGCCAAGCGCGCGGGCGCAAGAAGAAGCTCAGTAAATCGGACATCATGCTCGTCCAGAGCACTAACGTGGCCAGCACCGCACAGGTGCCGGTGGAGGAGTCAGGCAGCTTCGGCTCGCACCACCAGAACCAGAACTACTGCTACCAGGTGTGTCTGACACCGGAGTCTGCCAAAACCGATCTAATGTTCCTTAAACCGTGCAGCCCATCCCGGAGCACAGACACAGAGCACAACCCGTGCGGGGCAATCGTTACCGGATACGCGGATCAGCAACCAGATATCATCTCAAATGGGAGCATTTTATCCAGCGAg ACCAAGCACCAGAGAACTGAGCTCAGCTACCTGGTGGATAGGCCCCGTCGTGTTAACAG TTCAGCGTTTCAAGAGGCAGATATCGTCAGCTCTAAAGACAGCGGACATGGAGATAGTGAGCAGGGAGACAGCGACCATGACGCCACCAACCGGGGCCACACAGCAG GAGCTGATCTTTTTTCCAACTGCACTGAAGAGTGCAAGGCTCTGGGTCACTCCGACCGTTGCTGGATGCCCTCCTTCATGCCTGGCGACAATCGTCAGGGCGCCGATTACCGTAGCAACCTGCACGTCCCGGGAATGGACGCGGTGCCGGACACTGAG CACGCAAAAGGATTTCCTAGCACCTTCCGCGTGGACATTCCTGAAAAAGCGTGA
- the pcdh10a gene encoding protocadherin-10a isoform X1 has product MILIFLFFSILDGGLSQLHFSVPEEQERGTVVGNIAEDLGLDITKLSARRFQTVPSSRTPYLEVNLENGALVVNERIDREEICRQTVPCLLHLEVFLENPLELFRVEIEVMDINDNPPSFPETDITVEITESATPGTRFPVENAFDPDVGTNALSTYAITTNNYFYLDVQTQGDGNRFAELVLDKPLDREQQAVHRYVLTAVDGGQPQKTGTALLVVKVLDSNDNAPTFDQSVYSVSLRENSPVGTLVIQLNATDMDEDQNGEIVYSLSSHNPPRIRDLFNIDSRTGRIEVTGEVDYEESSTHQIYVQAKDMGPNAVPAHCKVLVKLIDVNDNTPEISFSTVTESVSEQAAPGTVIALLSVTDRDSGENGQMTCELHGEVPFKLKSSFKNYYTIVTDGPLDREKAESYTLTVVAKDKGVPSLSTSKSIKVHVSDENDNAPRFMQSVYDVYVTENNVPGAYIYAVSAVDPDVGQNAYVTYSILECEIQGMSILTYVSINSENGYLYALRSFDYEQIKEFSFMVHAKDSGAPELTANATVNVIIVDQNDNAPSIIAPLGKNGTAREHLPRSAEPGYLVTRIVATDADDGENARLSYSILRGNELGMFRMDWRTGELRTARRVSSKRDPPHPYDLLIEVRDHGQPPLSSSASINVVLVDSIVEGRSGDRGSVKSKEGSLDLTLILIIALGSVSFIFLLAMIVLAVRCQKDKKLNIYTCMAGDSCCQCCSRQARGRKKKLSKSDIMLVQSTNVASTAQVPVEESGSFGSHHQNQNYCYQVCLTPESAKTDLMFLKPCSPSRSTDTEHNPCGAIVTGYADQQPDIISNGSILSSETKHQRTELSYLVDRPRRVNSSAFQEADIVSSKDSGHGDSEQGDSDHDATNRGHTAGADLFSNCTEECKALGHSDRCWMPSFMPGDNRQGADYRSNLHVPGMDAVPDTEVQESVVPGDACSRADDRSFSTFGKDKSHHGTLTRHELHTLLPSARAPYKPNYLCEYPLKMYDF; this is encoded by the exons ATGATTTTgatatttctctttttctctatCTTGGATGGAGGGTTATCGCAGCTGCACTTCTCGGTACCGGAGGAGCAGGAGCGCGGGACGGTTGTGGGAAATATCGCCGAAGATCTGGGGCTGGACATCACCAAACTTTCCGCGCGCCGTTTCCAGACCGTGCCTAGCTCGCGCACGCCGTACCTGGAGGTCAACTTGGAGAACGGAGCGCTGGTGGTGAACGAGCGCATCGACAGAGAGGAGATATGTCGTCAGACCGTCCCGTGCCTCCTGCACCTCGAAGTGTTTTTGGAGAACCCGCTCGAGCTCTTCCGTGTCGAGATCGAGGTCATGGATATTAACGACAATCCGCCGAGTTTCCCAGAGACGGACATCACCGTGGAGATCACCGAGAGCGCCACACCGGGCACCCGCTTCCCGGTGGAGAACGCCTTCGACCCTGACGTGGGGACTAATGCCTTGAGCACATACGCCATCACCACTAACAACTACTTTTATTTGGACGTACAAACGCAAGGCGACGGCAACCGTTTCGCGGAGCTCGTGCTGGATAAACCCCTGGACCGAGAGCAGCAGGCGGTGCACAGGTACGTGCTCACCGCCGTGGACGGAGGGCAGCCGCAGAAAACCGGCACCGCACTGCTAGTGGTTAAAGTGCTGGACTCTAACGACAACGCGCCCACGTTCGATCAATCCGTTTACTCTGTGAGCTTGCGCGAGAACTCCCCAGTTGGCACACTCGTTATTCAGCTCAACGCCACTGATATGGACGAAGACCAGAACGGAGAGATAGTTTACTCTTTAAGTAGTCACAATCCGCCGCGCATTCGGGATCTGTTTAACATCGACTCGCGCACCGGGAGGATTGAAGTGACCGGTGAGGTGGATTACGAGGAGAGCAGCACGCATCAGATCTACGTGCAGGCTAAAGACATGGGACCGAACGCCGTGCCCGCGCACTGCAAAGTTCTGGTCAAACTCATCGACGTGAACGACAACACACCGGAGATTAGTTTCAGCACGGTGACGGAGTCGGTAAGTGAGCAGGCTGCCCCGGGCACGGTGATCGCTCTGCTGAGCGTCACGGACCGTGACTCCGGCGAGAACGGACAGATGACCTGCGAGCTGCACGGAGAGGTTCCGTTCAAACTCAAGTCCTCTTTCAAAAACTATTACACGATCGTCACGGACGGTCCGCTGGACCGCGAGAAAGCGGAGTCTTACACGCTCACAGTGGTCGCCAAAGACAAGGGGGTGCCGTCTCTCTCCACAAGCAAGTCTATCAAAGTGCATGTCTCGGACGAAAACGACAACGCGCCGAGATTCATGCAGTCGGTTTACGACGTGTACGTGACAGAGAATAACGTCCCGGGCGCTTACATTTACGCAGTGAGCGCCGTGGATCCTGATGTTGGACAGAACGCCTATGTCACTTACTCCATATTGGAGTGCGAAATACAGGGTATGTCCATCTTAACCTACGTGTCAATCAACTCTGAGAACGGCTACTTGTACGCGCTGCGCTCTTTTGATTACGAGCAAATAAAAGAGTTCAGTTTTATGGTGCACGCCAAAGACTCCGGCGCGCCCGAGTTAACGGCCAACGCCACCGTTAATGTTATTATAGTGGACCAGAACGACAACGCCCCCTCTATAATCGCGCCTCTGGGCAAAAACGGTACCGCGAGGGAACATCTGCCCCGCTCAGCCGAGCCGGGATACCTGGTGACCCGTATTGTGGCCACGGATGCGGATGACGGTGAGAACGCGCGCCTTTCGTACAGCATCCTCCGAGGAAACGAGCTTGGGATGTTCCGGATGGACTGGAGAACCGGCGAGCTACGTACCGCGCGCCGTGTATCCAGCAAACGGGACCCGCCGCACCCGTACGACCTGTTGATCGAGGTGCGCGACCACGGGCAGCCCCCTCTCTCGTCCTCTGCGAGCATTAACGTAGTACTGGTGGACAGCATAGTGGAGGGCCGGAGCGGTGACCGGGGGTCGGTCAAGTCCAAAGAGGGCTCGCTGGACCTCACGCTCATCCTCATCATCGCGCTCGGCTCCGTGTCCTTCATCTTCCTCCTCGCAATGATCGTGCTGGCTGTGCGCTGTCAGAAGGACAAGAAACTGAACATCTACACGTGCATGGCTGGAGACTCGTGCTGTCAGTGCTGCAGTCGCCAAGCGCGCGGGCGCAAGAAGAAGCTCAGTAAATCGGACATCATGCTCGTCCAGAGCACTAACGTGGCCAGCACCGCACAGGTGCCGGTGGAGGAGTCAGGCAGCTTCGGCTCGCACCACCAGAACCAGAACTACTGCTACCAGGTGTGTCTGACACCGGAGTCTGCCAAAACCGATCTAATGTTCCTTAAACCGTGCAGCCCATCCCGGAGCACAGACACAGAGCACAACCCGTGCGGGGCAATCGTTACCGGATACGCGGATCAGCAACCAGATATCATCTCAAATGGGAGCATTTTATCCAGCGAg ACCAAGCACCAGAGAACTGAGCTCAGCTACCTGGTGGATAGGCCCCGTCGTGTTAACAG TTCAGCGTTTCAAGAGGCAGATATCGTCAGCTCTAAAGACAGCGGACATGGAGATAGTGAGCAGGGAGACAGCGACCATGACGCCACCAACCGGGGCCACACAGCAG GAGCTGATCTTTTTTCCAACTGCACTGAAGAGTGCAAGGCTCTGGGTCACTCCGACCGTTGCTGGATGCCCTCCTTCATGCCTGGCGACAATCGTCAGGGCGCCGATTACCGTAGCAACCTGCACGTCCCGGGAATGGACGCGGTGCCGGACACTGAGGTACAGGAGAGCGTGGTTCCGGGCGATGCGTGCAGTCGGGCCGATGATAGATCATTCTCCACGTTTGGCAAAGACAAGTCACACCACGGCACGCTCACACGCCACGAGCTACACACACTCTTACCAAGCGCCCGAGCGCCTTACAAACCCAACTATCTGTGTGAGTACCCACTCAAAATGTACGATTTCTGA
- the pcdh10a gene encoding protocadherin-10a isoform X2: MILIFLFFSILDGGLSQLHFSVPEEQERGTVVGNIAEDLGLDITKLSARRFQTVPSSRTPYLEVNLENGALVVNERIDREEICRQTVPCLLHLEVFLENPLELFRVEIEVMDINDNPPSFPETDITVEITESATPGTRFPVENAFDPDVGTNALSTYAITTNNYFYLDVQTQGDGNRFAELVLDKPLDREQQAVHRYVLTAVDGGQPQKTGTALLVVKVLDSNDNAPTFDQSVYSVSLRENSPVGTLVIQLNATDMDEDQNGEIVYSLSSHNPPRIRDLFNIDSRTGRIEVTGEVDYEESSTHQIYVQAKDMGPNAVPAHCKVLVKLIDVNDNTPEISFSTVTESVSEQAAPGTVIALLSVTDRDSGENGQMTCELHGEVPFKLKSSFKNYYTIVTDGPLDREKAESYTLTVVAKDKGVPSLSTSKSIKVHVSDENDNAPRFMQSVYDVYVTENNVPGAYIYAVSAVDPDVGQNAYVTYSILECEIQGMSILTYVSINSENGYLYALRSFDYEQIKEFSFMVHAKDSGAPELTANATVNVIIVDQNDNAPSIIAPLGKNGTAREHLPRSAEPGYLVTRIVATDADDGENARLSYSILRGNELGMFRMDWRTGELRTARRVSSKRDPPHPYDLLIEVRDHGQPPLSSSASINVVLVDSIVEGRSGDRGSVKSKEGSLDLTLILIIALGSVSFIFLLAMIVLAVRCQKDKKLNIYTCMAGDSCCQCCSRQARGRKKKLSKSDIMLVQSTNVASTAQVPVEESGSFGSHHQNQNYCYQVCLTPESAKTDLMFLKPCSPSRSTDTEHNPCGAIVTGYADQQPDIISNGSILSSETKHQRTELSYLVDRPRRVNSSAFQEADIVSSKDSGHGDSEQGDSDHDATNRGHTAGADLFSNCTEECKALGHSDRCWMPSFMPGDNRQGADYRSNLHVPGMDAVPDTEVQESVVPGDACSRADDRSFSTFGKDKSHHGTLTRHELHTLLPSARAPYKPNYLSRKRIS, translated from the exons ATGATTTTgatatttctctttttctctatCTTGGATGGAGGGTTATCGCAGCTGCACTTCTCGGTACCGGAGGAGCAGGAGCGCGGGACGGTTGTGGGAAATATCGCCGAAGATCTGGGGCTGGACATCACCAAACTTTCCGCGCGCCGTTTCCAGACCGTGCCTAGCTCGCGCACGCCGTACCTGGAGGTCAACTTGGAGAACGGAGCGCTGGTGGTGAACGAGCGCATCGACAGAGAGGAGATATGTCGTCAGACCGTCCCGTGCCTCCTGCACCTCGAAGTGTTTTTGGAGAACCCGCTCGAGCTCTTCCGTGTCGAGATCGAGGTCATGGATATTAACGACAATCCGCCGAGTTTCCCAGAGACGGACATCACCGTGGAGATCACCGAGAGCGCCACACCGGGCACCCGCTTCCCGGTGGAGAACGCCTTCGACCCTGACGTGGGGACTAATGCCTTGAGCACATACGCCATCACCACTAACAACTACTTTTATTTGGACGTACAAACGCAAGGCGACGGCAACCGTTTCGCGGAGCTCGTGCTGGATAAACCCCTGGACCGAGAGCAGCAGGCGGTGCACAGGTACGTGCTCACCGCCGTGGACGGAGGGCAGCCGCAGAAAACCGGCACCGCACTGCTAGTGGTTAAAGTGCTGGACTCTAACGACAACGCGCCCACGTTCGATCAATCCGTTTACTCTGTGAGCTTGCGCGAGAACTCCCCAGTTGGCACACTCGTTATTCAGCTCAACGCCACTGATATGGACGAAGACCAGAACGGAGAGATAGTTTACTCTTTAAGTAGTCACAATCCGCCGCGCATTCGGGATCTGTTTAACATCGACTCGCGCACCGGGAGGATTGAAGTGACCGGTGAGGTGGATTACGAGGAGAGCAGCACGCATCAGATCTACGTGCAGGCTAAAGACATGGGACCGAACGCCGTGCCCGCGCACTGCAAAGTTCTGGTCAAACTCATCGACGTGAACGACAACACACCGGAGATTAGTTTCAGCACGGTGACGGAGTCGGTAAGTGAGCAGGCTGCCCCGGGCACGGTGATCGCTCTGCTGAGCGTCACGGACCGTGACTCCGGCGAGAACGGACAGATGACCTGCGAGCTGCACGGAGAGGTTCCGTTCAAACTCAAGTCCTCTTTCAAAAACTATTACACGATCGTCACGGACGGTCCGCTGGACCGCGAGAAAGCGGAGTCTTACACGCTCACAGTGGTCGCCAAAGACAAGGGGGTGCCGTCTCTCTCCACAAGCAAGTCTATCAAAGTGCATGTCTCGGACGAAAACGACAACGCGCCGAGATTCATGCAGTCGGTTTACGACGTGTACGTGACAGAGAATAACGTCCCGGGCGCTTACATTTACGCAGTGAGCGCCGTGGATCCTGATGTTGGACAGAACGCCTATGTCACTTACTCCATATTGGAGTGCGAAATACAGGGTATGTCCATCTTAACCTACGTGTCAATCAACTCTGAGAACGGCTACTTGTACGCGCTGCGCTCTTTTGATTACGAGCAAATAAAAGAGTTCAGTTTTATGGTGCACGCCAAAGACTCCGGCGCGCCCGAGTTAACGGCCAACGCCACCGTTAATGTTATTATAGTGGACCAGAACGACAACGCCCCCTCTATAATCGCGCCTCTGGGCAAAAACGGTACCGCGAGGGAACATCTGCCCCGCTCAGCCGAGCCGGGATACCTGGTGACCCGTATTGTGGCCACGGATGCGGATGACGGTGAGAACGCGCGCCTTTCGTACAGCATCCTCCGAGGAAACGAGCTTGGGATGTTCCGGATGGACTGGAGAACCGGCGAGCTACGTACCGCGCGCCGTGTATCCAGCAAACGGGACCCGCCGCACCCGTACGACCTGTTGATCGAGGTGCGCGACCACGGGCAGCCCCCTCTCTCGTCCTCTGCGAGCATTAACGTAGTACTGGTGGACAGCATAGTGGAGGGCCGGAGCGGTGACCGGGGGTCGGTCAAGTCCAAAGAGGGCTCGCTGGACCTCACGCTCATCCTCATCATCGCGCTCGGCTCCGTGTCCTTCATCTTCCTCCTCGCAATGATCGTGCTGGCTGTGCGCTGTCAGAAGGACAAGAAACTGAACATCTACACGTGCATGGCTGGAGACTCGTGCTGTCAGTGCTGCAGTCGCCAAGCGCGCGGGCGCAAGAAGAAGCTCAGTAAATCGGACATCATGCTCGTCCAGAGCACTAACGTGGCCAGCACCGCACAGGTGCCGGTGGAGGAGTCAGGCAGCTTCGGCTCGCACCACCAGAACCAGAACTACTGCTACCAGGTGTGTCTGACACCGGAGTCTGCCAAAACCGATCTAATGTTCCTTAAACCGTGCAGCCCATCCCGGAGCACAGACACAGAGCACAACCCGTGCGGGGCAATCGTTACCGGATACGCGGATCAGCAACCAGATATCATCTCAAATGGGAGCATTTTATCCAGCGAg ACCAAGCACCAGAGAACTGAGCTCAGCTACCTGGTGGATAGGCCCCGTCGTGTTAACAG TTCAGCGTTTCAAGAGGCAGATATCGTCAGCTCTAAAGACAGCGGACATGGAGATAGTGAGCAGGGAGACAGCGACCATGACGCCACCAACCGGGGCCACACAGCAG GAGCTGATCTTTTTTCCAACTGCACTGAAGAGTGCAAGGCTCTGGGTCACTCCGACCGTTGCTGGATGCCCTCCTTCATGCCTGGCGACAATCGTCAGGGCGCCGATTACCGTAGCAACCTGCACGTCCCGGGAATGGACGCGGTGCCGGACACTGAGGTACAGGAGAGCGTGGTTCCGGGCGATGCGTGCAGTCGGGCCGATGATAGATCATTCTCCACGTTTGGCAAAGACAAGTCACACCACGGCACGCTCACACGCCACGAGCTACACACACTCTTACCAAGCGCCCGAGCGCCTTACAAACCCAACTATCTGT CACGCAAAAGGATTTCCTAG